The Lewinellaceae bacterium DNA window GGGGCCTTCCGGATCATCCGTCTTCTGTCCGATACCTCTTAATGCATATGGTTGTTGCATAGCCCGCACCGAGGATGCTGCTACCGGACCGGGCAATCCTTCACTCCCGGAAGGCCAGGCACTCAGCAGATAGGCCTCATACCGCGCCCAGTCTTCCAGCGTGCTGATAAAACCGCCCATACAGGCATAGGCTCCATCCTTGAGGATGGGCTCCAGCTTCCATTGTTCTTCCTCCCATCGATAACCCAGAGCCAGCGGGGTATCACCGGCGGTCTCATAATCCCAGATACTATGAGTCATCCCGATCGGGCCTAATATGTATTCATTCATGTATTGCTGATAGGGCATACCGCTGGCTTTGATGATCACCTGGCCCAATAGCGCGAAACCCAAATTGCTGTATTCAAATCCGGTGCCCGGCGGGGTCGAAAAAGCAACTCCTTTGCTGACAAAAGCAAGCAGTTCCTCATCCGAGTCCTGCAGCTGGCGGTCAGCCCAGGGGTTATCCTCCGGAAATCCGGCTGTCATTGTAAGTAACTGATGGATGGTGATGGGTTTTGCTTCCCGGGTAGGATATGGCAGGTTTTTTAATTCAGGAATGTATTTCTCTGCCGGATCCTGGACATTCAGCTTTCCCGCTTCCTGTAGCTTTAATATGGCCATGGCCGTCAGGCTCTTCGTCATGGATGCTACCCGGTAGAGTGTCTGGCCATCCGGCTTGGCATGGGTTTCGAGATTAAGTTCACCCCAACCCTGCTGATGGATCATGGCTCCGTCCAGGACAATGCCGTAGACATACGATGGAAAATGTTGTGTTGTAGCGTAGGCTTCAAAAATCGAATCAATCCGGGGGACCAGCGCCAGTACGCGTTGTGTCCGGTCCGTTTGGGTAAATGCTGCCGGCTGAAAATCGCCTGCCACCTTTACCGGACTGATTGCATTGGAGGTGACCGGTTCCTGGCTCTGTTTACATTGCATCGCCAGCATTACGGTAACAAGGAAAAAAAGCTTACGGCCATCCATGATCTTGGTTTTGATCCAAGATACTGCATTATCACCGGGTTTCGGATTTGTGGTGAATTGGTTTTATGGTATTTAGGAATTACAATGTTACGGTGTTTTGGTGTTTTGGTGTTTGGTATTATGGTATTATGGACGTCAAGTCCCATCACCGTCAAAACGTAAACACTTAAACACTTAAACACGTTATCAC harbors:
- a CDS encoding beta-lactamase family protein, which produces MDGRKLFFLVTVMLAMQCKQSQEPVTSNAISPVKVAGDFQPAAFTQTDRTQRVLALVPRIDSIFEAYATTQHFPSYVYGIVLDGAMIHQQGWGELNLETHAKPDGQTLYRVASMTKSLTAMAILKLQEAGKLNVQDPAEKYIPELKNLPYPTREAKPITIHQLLTMTAGFPEDNPWADRQLQDSDEELLAFVSKGVAFSTPPGTGFEYSNLGFALLGQVIIKASGMPYQQYMNEYILGPIGMTHSIWDYETAGDTPLALGYRWEEEQWKLEPILKDGAYACMGGFISTLEDWARYEAYLLSAWPSGSEGLPGPVAASSVRAMQQPYALRGIGQKTDDPEGPCGSAAFYGYGLGWSQNCHGLTFIAHSGGLPGYGSVHIFIPELGLGIMAFANRTYAGMGTPTNKALDLIIQDAGLEQRSIHPSSVLESMRSALADLLPAWPDSPRDSLFAENFFLDQSKALRLQDIHKVYDQIGPVDSIGPMIPLNQLRGRFTLYGKSGQARVFFTCSPEEQPKIQYLDVRTE